From the genome of Psychrobacter sp. M13:
GAAATCTGTAAAATTAAAGCCGGGGCTTACAGGCTTTGCGCCACTACTATTTTGTTTTTTTAATCGTAACTTTTTGCGGGTAAGCTTCATGGGTTACCTCCAGTTTCAGCGGTAACGGTTGCAGTTGAGACTGGTGCAGAGCTTACAGACTGTGCTTGAGTGGTGATCACAAACTGCACATAACTGTCTTCAGGATAGACAGGTCGAGGCGCCTCGCCGGTAGTCACCGTAGTATTAAGCTCAGGTGTGGGTTGATAAGCGGTGATGTTTTGCTGAATATTACGTACCGCTGAGTTGCCCATCCAACTGCTACTATCCAAATTACGAATCAAGCTTGATACTACGTTAGGATTATCAGCCAACCCTGTTAAGGTAATCAAATCGCCTTCGCGTTTTAAATTATTCAGATACAGTGCGGGTGGAATAGCCTTAGCGATATCATCCCATAGGCGTACAGGCACTGGACGACGACCCTGCAAATCCTGAATAACCGACATACGCGAAATAATATCCGCGCGGCGTTGCTCCAAACTGTCGATCTCAACTAGAGCGGCATCTAAGCGATTATTCTCTTGGGTGATTAGCGCATTAGCATCGCGCTGCTCTTCAAGCTCATTATTGAAATAGCTCCAAGTTGCCAGTGCTGCTATTAAAGCTAATAGCGTGACTGCCGCCACTAAAGTAATGAACTCTTTGTTGCGACGCAGGCGCTCCTCAGCACGCCATGGCAATAGATTAATAGTTGGCATCAGTCAAAGCTCCTTAAAGACAGACCACATGCTGCCATCAAACTTGGAGCATCAACAGCCAGCTGCTCGCTGTCTATAAAGGGATCTATGGTCATATTAATAAAAGGATTGGCAACACTCACGGGTACACCAAGTCTTTGTTGTACCATGCCATATAACCCAGGAATAGAGCTACTACCCCCTGCAAGCACGACGTGATCTACATTATTATATTGACTAGAAGAGAAGTAAAACTGTAGCGAACGGTTTATCTGTTGGATAACGTTTTCCATAAATGGCGTTAGAATCTCTAGGTAATAATCATCTGGTAAAGTGTGCTCACGCTTATTAATAGTTGCCTCTTCAAACGATAAGCCGTAGCGATTTTGAATAGCCTCCGTCAGCTGCATACCACCAAATAACTGCTCACGGCTATAGACAAACTCGCCATTTTTGGCAATATATAAAGTCGTCTGATTATGGCCAATATCGATCAGAGCCACCAATTCAGGTATACCTGGTAAGCTGTCTACCATGAGACCAAAAGCCCGCTCTATGGCATGCGACTCAATATCCATAATTTTGGTTTCAAGACCACCAAAAGCTAGTGCATCAACACGTTGATCAACGTTTTCTGAGCGTGAGGCGGCAAGCAGCACTTGTACTAATTTGTCATCAACTATTGAGGAACCAAGCACTTCAAAATCTAGATTCACCTCTTCCAAGGGGTAAGGAATATACTGATCAGCATCTAGCCGTATTTGTGCTTCACGCTCAACATCGGTAAGCGCGACATCCATATCAATAATCTTAGTAATAACTGCTGAGCCTGCAACAGAGGTTGCTGCTTGACTACCTGCTACTTGCCCACGCTTGACTACTCTAGCAACCGACTCACCTACAATTTCAGTATCAACAATTATTTTATCAACGACTGCGCCCACAGGTAATGCTTCTACTGCATAAGACTTCAGGTGAAAAAGGCCTTGCTGACGTTGGATATTTACCATCTTTACAGAAGTAGAACTAATGTCCAGTCCTATTAGATGTCGACTCTTAGAAGAGAATAGCCTCACAAATTCTACACCTTATATAAAATTTACGTTCTGACAGTTGTTCGTGACATTCGACTACAATACTTTACTTAACTCTTACTATCAAGCGAATATAGATGGGCGGAAAGTAATTTACACATTTATTATGCCTTAGACATTTTGTTCAAGGTATAATAAAGTATTTATAGCAAAATTTAACCGATAAGTCTTCTTATGACCACAAAAAATGCCTCTGCTCGTCTTCTCCGCTTTTTCGTAGGGCTTTTTATTGCCTGTCTTGCGTTAGCGGTCATCTTGACACTGGCTGTACCTATCGGTTTTTATGGTATGGCAATGTACCTATCGCCTACCCTGCCAAGCTTGCAAGAGATTAAGACAGCCAGCCTAGAGATGCCGTTACAGATCTATAGTAGCGATAATAAATTAATCGGCCAGTACGGCAATCGTTTATCTTTACCTGTTAAATATGATGAAATTCCAGAAAATCTGACTAATGCTTTTCTAGCAGCCGAAGACGCTTCGTTTTTTCAACATAGTGGTATCAGTATAAAAGGTCTTGGACGAGCCGTCACCGAAGTGGTCACTGATGATGAAGGTCAAACAGGTGGTTCTACTATCACTATGCAAGTTGCAAAAAACTACTTTTTAAGCTCTGAGCGTACTTTAAACCGAAAATTGACTGAGCTGTTTTTGGCACGAAAAATGGAGGATGAGCTCAGTAAGGATGAGATTCTAACCTTATATGTCAACAAAATTTATTTAGGTGAGGGCGCTTACGGCATTCGTGCAGCCGCTAGAAAATACTATAGTAAATCCCTAGATAATCTTAATATCGCTGAAATGGCAATGCTAGCAGGCCTGCCAAAAGCGCCATCGAAGTATAATCCAGTAGCGAACCCAAGTCGAGCACTTACTCGACGCAACTGGATTATTGGTCGGATGTATGAGCTGAACTATATTAATAAAGCTCAACGTGATGAAGCCGTAAGCTCGCCTATTAACCTCAATCTTTATCAAGAAAAGCTCGATGTCAATATGCCTTATTTGGCAGAGATGACACGGTATGCTTTGGTTAGTCGCTATGGTGAACAGGTTGTTAATGGCGGGTGGCGGGTGCGTCTTACGGTTGATAGTCAAGCACAAATAGATGCAGAAAAAGCAGTGTTAAAAGGTTTAATTGATTATGATCATCGTCATGGCTGGCGTGGAGCCGAAGCGAACGATGAACCATTAGAGAACTTCAGTCGTTACAGCAATATGTCGCCTGCTAAAGTTACTAAGGTCAGTTCTCGAAGCTTCGATGCGCTCATGTTGTCTGGCGAGACTGTCACCGTTAACTGGTCAGGTATGCGCTGGGCACGTAAATACATCTCTGCCGATCGCTTTGGTAATTCGCCAAGCAACGCGGTGCAAATCGTTAATGAAGACGATATTATTCGTCTGGTTCCAACCGATAGCGGTAATTGGCAATTGGCGCAAATACCTGACGTACAAGGCAGCTTAGTCTCCTTAGATCCTGAAACAGGTGCGGTCAACGCTCTAGTGGGTGGATTTGATTTTAATCACAGTAAGTTCAACCGTGCGGTACAAGGTTGGCGTCAGCCTGGCTCGACTATTAAGCCTTTAGTCTATACCGCAGCTTTAGAAAAAGGCTACCGTCCTGACAGTATAGTCTCTGATCAACCTATCCAAGTGGGCGATTGGAAACCCAAAAACTCAGATGGGCGCTTTTTGGGCGATATCACTTTACGCCGTGGGCTTTATTTATCACGTAACTTAGTTTCCATTCGTCTATTGCAAGCT
Proteins encoded in this window:
- a CDS encoding PilN domain-containing protein: MPTINLLPWRAEERLRRNKEFITLVAAVTLLALIAALATWSYFNNELEEQRDANALITQENNRLDAALVEIDSLEQRRADIISRMSVIQDLQGRRPVPVRLWDDIAKAIPPALYLNNLKREGDLITLTGLADNPNVVSSLIRNLDSSSWMGNSAVRNIQQNITAYQPTPELNTTVTTGEAPRPVYPEDSYVQFVITTQAQSVSSAPVSTATVTAETGGNP
- a CDS encoding pilus assembly protein PilM → MRLFSSKSRHLIGLDISSTSVKMVNIQRQQGLFHLKSYAVEALPVGAVVDKIIVDTEIVGESVARVVKRGQVAGSQAATSVAGSAVITKIIDMDVALTDVEREAQIRLDADQYIPYPLEEVNLDFEVLGSSIVDDKLVQVLLAASRSENVDQRVDALAFGGLETKIMDIESHAIERAFGLMVDSLPGIPELVALIDIGHNQTTLYIAKNGEFVYSREQLFGGMQLTEAIQNRYGLSFEEATINKREHTLPDDYYLEILTPFMENVIQQINRSLQFYFSSSQYNNVDHVVLAGGSSSIPGLYGMVQQRLGVPVSVANPFINMTIDPFIDSEQLAVDAPSLMAACGLSLRSFD
- a CDS encoding penicillin-binding protein 1A, with protein sequence MTTKNASARLLRFFVGLFIACLALAVILTLAVPIGFYGMAMYLSPTLPSLQEIKTASLEMPLQIYSSDNKLIGQYGNRLSLPVKYDEIPENLTNAFLAAEDASFFQHSGISIKGLGRAVTEVVTDDEGQTGGSTITMQVAKNYFLSSERTLNRKLTELFLARKMEDELSKDEILTLYVNKIYLGEGAYGIRAAARKYYSKSLDNLNIAEMAMLAGLPKAPSKYNPVANPSRALTRRNWIIGRMYELNYINKAQRDEAVSSPINLNLYQEKLDVNMPYLAEMTRYALVSRYGEQVVNGGWRVRLTVDSQAQIDAEKAVLKGLIDYDHRHGWRGAEANDEPLENFSRYSNMSPAKVTKVSSRSFDALMLSGETVTVNWSGMRWARKYISADRFGNSPSNAVQIVNEDDIIRLVPTDSGNWQLAQIPDVQGSLVSLDPETGAVNALVGGFDFNHSKFNRAVQGWRQPGSTIKPLVYTAALEKGYRPDSIVSDQPIQVGDWKPKNSDGRFLGDITLRRGLYLSRNLVSIRLLQAIGISDARNLLDQFGLDKEKLPTTLSLALGAGQATTLQMATAYATFANGGHRVQPYFIEQIYNYDNKLLFQANPQRACALCFNEQLEEANLELVENYNKTDEEIAANDDSATDENNLEVTTDAATEPTTVKPIDLSIYNATPDADRLKAPVIQYVTATQAPRILQPRVAFEMANILRDVVQRGTAVRARSLGRDDIGGKTGTTNEAKDAWFAGFHPTNATIVWMGFDQPSTLGRREYGGVAALPVWVDFMRAQLKDTPRQWVSTSNKSKSKKQKQRVIEMTDDGVTTTSGDEEEGTASTSTKPIKPKTQQRKPTEPEINPEDSEVVIENSGLPTQRSDRSTPNRLAATPVSQLPPMPE